In Vitis vinifera cultivar Pinot Noir 40024 chromosome 11, ASM3070453v1, a genomic segment contains:
- the LOC100252580 gene encoding putative clathrin assembly protein At2g25430 yields MAPSTIKKAIGAVKDQTSIGIAKVAGNVAPDLEVLIVKATSHDDDPADEKYLREILNLTSYSRGYVSACVVTIAKRLGKTRDWMVALKALMLVHRLVSDGDPIFKEEIVYATRRGARLLNMSDFRDEAHSNSWDYSGFVRTYGLYLDEKLEFMVYEKKLSPGGDDDRRRRDEYGDYRDEPMYGMPRRSRSYGDLNESAVREQKDVGTPVKDMKTERVLGKLNGLMRIVDRFLACRPTGVAKNSRMVLVALYQIVKESFGLYADISEALAVLQDRFFEMEYADCVKVFDAHVGAAKLIDELVGFYNWCRDTGVARSSEYPEVHRITDKVLGSMDGFLKDKGKSSKSPERREENPPIVEEREPDMNEIKALPPPENYSPPPPPPPPPSEPQPKPQPQQQTEDLVNLRDDAVSADDQGNKLALALFSGPPTSNNNGSWEAFPSNGGPEVTSAWQTPAAESGKADWELALVETASNLSKQKNAMAGGFDPLLLNGMYDQGAVRQHVSTAQLTGGSASSVALPGQGKNATPVLALPAPDGTVQAVGHQDPFAASLAVPPPSYVQIADMEKKQHLLVQEQQVWQQYGREGMQGQVGLAKIGGPGYYSAAAPQQMMQMMPYGMPPTNGMVQPGGYQYTPY; encoded by the coding sequence ATGGCTCCCAGCACCATAAAAAAAGCAATCGGAGCCGTCAAAGACCAAACCAGCATCGGCATAGCCAAAGTCGCCGGCAACGTAGCGCCTGACCTCGAAGTTTTGATCGTCAAGGCCACTAGTCACGACGACGATCCCGCCGACGAGAAGTACTTGAGGGAGATCCTCAACCTCACCTCTTATTCCAGAGGATACGTGAGTGCCTGCGTTGTCACCATCGCCAAGCGCCTCGGCAAGACTCGGGATTGGATGGTGGCGCTCAAGGCGTTGATGCTCGTTCACAGGCTTGTATCCGATGGAGATCCAATCTTCAAGGAGGAGATCGTCTACGCCACGCGAAGAGGTGCTAGGCTCTTGAATATGTCTGATTTTCGCGATGAGGCGCACTCGAATTCGTGGGATTATTCGGGGTTTGTGAGGACTTATGGCTTGTATCTTGATGAGAAGCTTGAGTTTATGGTGTATGAGAAAAAATTGAGTCCCGGTGGTGACGACGACCGACGACGACGTGATGAGTATGGAGATTATAGAGATGAGCCCATGTATGGAATGCCGCGGAGATCTAGATCGTACGGGGATTTGAATGAATCTGCTGTGAGGGAGCAGAAGGATGTGGGGACGCCAGTAAAAGACATGAAGACAGAGAGAGTTTTGGGGAAATTGAATGGTTTGATGCGGATTGTTGATCGCTTTTTGGCTTGTCGTCCCACCGGTGTGGCAAAAAATAGTAGGATGGTACTCGTTGCGCTTTACCAGATTGTGAAGGAGAGTTTTGGGCTATATGCTGATATATCCGAGGCATTGGCGGTGCTGCAGGATCGGTTTTTTGAAATGGAGTATGCAGATTGTGTTAAGGTTTTTGATGCACATGTGGGTGCTGCGAAGCTGATTGATGAACTCGTGGGGTTCTATAATTGGTGTAGGGATACTGGGGTGGCGAGGTCTTCAGAGTACCCGGAGGTGCATAGAATTACGGACAAGGTTTTGGGGTCAATGGATGGATTTTTGAAAGACAAGGGGAAGTCATCCAAAAGTCCTGAGAGGAGGGAGGAGAACCCACCAATAGTTGAGGAGCGGGAACCAGATATGAATGAGATAAAGGCTCTTCCTCCGCCTGAGAATTACAGTCCACctccacccccacccccacccccatcTGAGCCACAACCCAAGCCACAGCCTCAACAGCAGACGGAAGACTTGGTGAATTTAAGGGATGATGCAGTGTCTGCTGATGATCAAGGCAACAAATTGGCGTTAGCCTTGTTCTCAGGGCCTCCAACTTCTAACAATAATGGATCATGGGAAGCATTCCCATCTAATGGAGGGCCGGAGGTAACATCTGCATGGCAGACACCCGCCGCTGAGAGTGGTAAAGCAGATTGGGAACTGGCTTTGGTTGAGACTGCTAGTAATTTATCAAAGCAGAAAAATGCTATGGCAGGTGGCTTTGATCCATTGCTGTTGAATGGCATGTACGATCAGGGAGCAGTGAGGCAACATGTGAGCACTGCTCAGCTGACCGGGGGAAGTGCAAGCAGTGTGGCACTCCCTGGACAGGGCAAGAATGCTACACCAGTTCTAGCACTGCCTGCACCGGATGGGACTGTCCAAGCAGTGGGTCATCAGGATCCATTTGCAGCATCGCTTGCAGTGCCACCTCCTTCATATGTGCAGATAGCTGACATGGAAAAGAAGCAGCACCTGCTTGTGCAGGAACAGCAAGTTTGGCAGCAGTATGGAAGGGAGGGGATGCAAGGCCAAGTGGGTTTGGCCAAGATTGGTGGGCCTGGTTACTATAGCGCAGCTGCTCCACAGCAAATGATGCAAATGATGCCTTATGGGATGCCACCAACCAATGGCATGGTGCAGCCAGGAGGGTACCAGTACACACCTTACTGA